The sequence below is a genomic window from Methylotuvimicrobium sp. KM2.
GCTGGTCTATAGCAATCTTTTTGACTCCCCAATCATAAGGCGTAAGGTTGCCGCACCGTTCCTTGACGAGAGTTTCGATATACCGGTCGTGTTGCTGAAAATGTTGGGGCCGCAAAAACATGCCTTCCGACCAAACCGTCCTGTTATTTTCCGCCATTATTCTTGTAACCTTTTACCCTGTGATATGAATTTTCAAGCTAACGTTGGTTTCATAGCTCGATCATTGTTTTTGCAGTTTTTCAAGCTCGGCTCTCATCGTTATACATAAGTCGAAAACTCCCTTTTTGCAATCTTAGCCAATGAGACCTCGATACCATTTTTTGTCACCCGACTTTCCCTCACCTAGCGTTAGGTGAGGGAAAGCCACTGATGTTCAATATCCCAAGATTTATCAAACAGCACCGTTTCCAGGTATACGATGACCTCTGCTTAGAAAGTTTACCGATACTTGTGTATAACGGCGAGAGCTCGGCTTGGGAAGGAGCGAATTAGTCGATCTTTATTCAACTACATTGAGAACGGCTTTCTCAAACCTCCAATCATCATAGTCCAAATTTTTCTTTTTTGTTCCGCGCTGCAGTTAGGGCTTTCATTTGTTCTTCATAAGCCTCTACGAAGGCATCGCCGAAAAAATTCTCGACGGCTTCTTCGGACTCAATGCGATAAGTGTCCTGATAACTGTCCCAACACTTGGCTTTTTTTTGTAACACGATGCCTTGCTCGAATTGTTTTTCGATCGTTTTAGGGTCGAATCGTTTCAACAAGTCGGCCAATGAGGCTTGAATCCCTGCTTGCATCGCGAGCTGATGATTCATGATGTCATTGAAGCCTTGCTCGATCGATTCGACCGATTCGAGAAAACCACCCTCTTTGTTTTGAATCAATTGCTTCAAAACATCATTGGTCGACACGGCGAACTTCAACGGGTTATTGTCGACCGCTCTTATTACGGTCACATTGACGCGAAACAAACTCTTGAATTCGGCTCGGCTTCGTAAAACCGAAACAGTACCGGCAACTAATTGTCGGAACATTCTGCCAATTCTTTGCATCGCCTCCAATTGATTTTTAGTTGCGCATTCATTTTGATCAAGGCCTGCACCATGCAAAAAAGCATCGAATAGACCGTTGTCGGAAATACTTTGCACGGGTTGTGCTTGCGGCGTTTCAGGGGAAGAACCGGACGGGTCGGCTAGAATGCTGTTTAAATTTGAAGCTTGCGGACTATCAGGGATGGCGACCGGCGGTGAAACTGGTTCTGAAGCCGATTCATCAGGCTCGACTAGGGGCGATTTAGGCGCGAAGCTCTCGTTAAGCAAATCCATGCTTGCCGCCCTCGAATCATCCTCTATCTGTCTGTCGCCGGAGGGTGTATCGGAGTCGGCGAAAAGATCCTCGAAACTCAAGTTTTCAGGAATTTCCTCAAAAGGTTTCGGTGCTGCTTCTACCTGAGGAGCGATAAAGCTGTCGAAAAGCGGTGAAGCATGATCTTGTAAGTGGCTTTCAAATTCGGGCGTTTCGTTTTCTTTAGCGTCGATCAATTCTTCATGGCGTGGAAAGGGTGAACTGCTATCGCCCATCAGTCGATTGGCTTCCGTATCGACCGGCGTTGAAAACAACTCTTCGGGCTCTGTCGATTTTGACGGCGAATCGGCAAAAATATCCGGAAAAGGAAAATCATCCCGGCTAGTGTCTTCAGTGATAATAGCTTCTATTTCATATTCGCCGACTTTTAAAAGGATGCCGTTATGGAGAGGTATCGAATCGTTATGCAGCGGATTAGCTTCGTTATCGATAAATACGCCAGCCAGACTTGAATCGGTCAGATAATATGTATTGTTTTCGTACTTGATCGATGCATGATGCCGCGATACAAATTTATCAGGATCAGGTAAAACCAGCGTATTATCATCGGAACGTCCTATCGTGCCTTCATCGTTTGGAAAGGCCACTAGTTTAGGTTCGGATAAAGGCTTGCCTTTGTACGTTGTGATCTTAAGAGATAAAGCCATTTCAACTACTCGATGAGAAATACAAAATCGTTATTTTCAAGCCAAATTTAAACAGGAAAATTTAGTTCTACTCACTTCTTGATAAAGATACGTTCGATCTGATTTTAATAAATTCTAGTCTCTGTTCGATGGTTCTTCAAATACGCATTAACTTCGGATTTACCGAATTTTATATAACTTATTGAAAGTAATTATTCACACCCCCTATCATTCCCACGCTCCGGCGTGGGAATGAAGACCGAGACGCTCTAGCGTCTCATACCGCTGGAGCGGTACTCAGGCGTTCCCACGCAGAGCGTGGGAACGATAATTGACGGGGGACTGAATAGTTACTATTGAAAAGCTTATAAACGAATCCTAAAAGTTGTCTTGAACCGTTGGGAATAATTCTTTGTACTAGCTTTAGCTCGTAATATAATCTTTTCAGAAG
It includes:
- the tagH gene encoding type VI secretion system-associated FHA domain protein TagH produces the protein MALSLKITTYKGKPLSEPKLVAFPNDEGTIGRSDDNTLVLPDPDKFVSRHHASIKYENNTYYLTDSSLAGVFIDNEANPLHNDSIPLHNGILLKVGEYEIEAIITEDTSRDDFPFPDIFADSPSKSTEPEELFSTPVDTEANRLMGDSSSPFPRHEELIDAKENETPEFESHLQDHASPLFDSFIAPQVEAAPKPFEEIPENLSFEDLFADSDTPSGDRQIEDDSRAASMDLLNESFAPKSPLVEPDESASEPVSPPVAIPDSPQASNLNSILADPSGSSPETPQAQPVQSISDNGLFDAFLHGAGLDQNECATKNQLEAMQRIGRMFRQLVAGTVSVLRSRAEFKSLFRVNVTVIRAVDNNPLKFAVSTNDVLKQLIQNKEGGFLESVESIEQGFNDIMNHQLAMQAGIQASLADLLKRFDPKTIEKQFEQGIVLQKKAKCWDSYQDTYRIESEEAVENFFGDAFVEAYEEQMKALTAARNKKEKFGL